GCTATCAAGGTTATATTCTTTTGTTTATGCACTGTAAAAACTTCTTTGTTTTTGCTACCCAAACTGTAAAAACTTCTTTGTTTTTGCTACTCGAATTGTGGAAGCTTTCGCCATGTCGCACAGTCAGCCCCTTGTTGTCACACTCATCGCCAATCCGGCACAGCCGGTTCTTGATACCACCGTTGCCGATAAAGCCGCAAGCGCCATTCACGCAAGTGCGGTTTACTGGCTTGCTGATACCATCGCCTGCGATATACCGGTGCCAGACGGCACATCCGCCACCGCTCTCTATAAAACCCTGCGCGCAACACTCGGTTCCCGGCCTATTGATATTGTTGTGCAATCCGTTAAGTCCCGCCGTAAAAAACTGCTGGTTGCCGATATGGATTCCACCATGATCGAACAGGAATGCATTGATGAACTGGCGGAAGCCATGGGCTTGCGCGGGCAGGTGGCCGACATCACCCGCCGCGCCATGAATGGTGAAATCGCCTTTGAACCGGCGCTGCGTGAGCGGGTTGCACTGCTTAAAGGCTTATCCTTGCCTGTCATTGACAGGATAATTGAAAACCATATCACACTGATGCCGGGCGGGCGGGCGCTTGTTCAAACCATGAAGGCAAACGGCGCTTACACCGCGCTTGTTTCCGGCGGTTTTACCCTGTTCACTGCAAACATCGCCGCAAAACTTGGCTTTGATGAACATCACGCCAACACACTTTCTCATGACGGTGAAAAACTCAACGGCCTTGTGCAGGAACCAATCCTCGGCAAACGAGCCAAGCTTGATACGCTTCTCGCCCTGTGTTTCAAGCTTGGGCTTACCCCTGATCAGGCAATCGCTGTCGGCGATGGCGCGAATGATCTTGCCATGTTGCAGACAGCAGGATCAGGCGTGGCGCTTCATGCCAGGCCAATTGTCGCGGAAGCGGCAAACATACGCATTGATCATGGCGATTTGAGCGCCCTGCTTTACCTGCAAGGCTATCGGAAAACGGACTTTGTTTCATGAGCATTGAAACCCCGCGCCTTATTCTTCGCAACTGGAAGGAACAGGAAAAAGCTGTTTTTCACCGCCTGAATGCGGATGAACAGGTTATGGCCTTTTTCCCCGCTCCACGCAGCCGGCAAGAATCCGCCCAGCTCTTTGAGCGCAACCGCAATAACCTTGATACAACCGGCCTTGGCTTTTACGCTCTGGAAGAAAAATCAAACCATGTGGTGATTGGCGTCATTCTTTTGCTGCCAACCGGCCTTGAACCTTATATCCTGAAAAACACCATTGAAATCGGCTGGCGCTTATTGCCGGAATATTGGGGCAGGGGCTATGCGACAGAAGCCGCCCGCGCCCTGCTGGCATATGGCCTTGACACGCTGAAGCTTGCTGAAATCGTCAGTTTCGCCGTGTGGAACAACACGCGCTCCATCGCTGTTATGCACCGCCTTGGCATGGTGGAAGACCAGCAAGGCAGTTTCGACCACCCGCGTGTGCCGGACAGCACACAGCATCTGAAACGCCATGTGCTGTTCCGCATCAAAAAAACCGGCCTGAGTTTATACCTCACCGTTTTTCAGTGTCCAGTTGTCCTGTTCTTCCAGCAGCTTCGTTTTTTCCACAGCCGTTTTTTTCAAAACCAGCCGGCCACCCTTATCCAGATATTTGATTGCCCCATAGCAGACAGCCAGCCACACAACCCATATGGCGCCGACATAAAGCGCCGGTCTGGTTTCTTCGATAACGCCCAGCAGGCCGATGACAAACACCATGAACACAATGGCAAGAATCGGCCCGGCCGGCCAGAACGGTATAGGATATTTAAGGCTTTTGCGCTCTTCCGGTGACATTTTCAACCGCATACAGAATTGCGACAGCAAGATCATCAGCCAGACAAACACCGTGGCAAAAGTCGCCATAGCCGCCACAAGGAAGAAAAGCTGGTCATGCCAGTAGAAATTCAGCACCACCCCTAACAGCAGAACCGGCAATATCACCAGAACCGCAACCGTAGGTACGCCGGTTTTTGATACATGGACCAACGGTTTGAAAGCCTGGCCCTCCTGAGCCAGACCGTGCATCATGCGTCCCGCGCCATAAATATCGCTGTTAACAGCAGAAACAGCCGCCGTAATCACCACAAAATTAAAAATATGCGCAGCATAATGAAAACCCTGATGTTCAAAGATAATGACAAACGGGCTTTCATCTTTAATCTTGATCAATTCATCCCACGGATACATTGACATCAAGACCGCCAGCGCCAGCACATAAAACAACAGAATACGGAAAGGAATTGTATTGATGGCTTTGGGAATAGCCTTTTCAGCATTCTGCGCTTCCGCTGCCGTCAGGCCGATAATCTCAATCCCGCCAAAGGCGAAAACCACCACGCTGAAAGCGGCGACAAATCCCCAGCCGCCGGTGGCGAACCAGCCGCCATGTGTCCACAGATTGCTGAATGTCATCGGAAACTGCGCCTGGGCGCTGCCGAAACCGAAAATGATAAGCGCCGCGCCCGCCACAATCAGCCCGATAATCGCCGCAACCTTGATAAGCGAAAGCCAGAACTCAAGCTCGCCATAGGCTTTGACGGCAAAAAGATTGATAGCAATAATAATCAGGGTAATACCCAGCGCCCATATCCATGGCGCGACTTCGGGGTACCAGAACCCCATATAGGCAGAAAAGGCGGTGATATCAGCCACACAAACCAGCGCCATTTCAAATACATAACTCCACCCGGTCATAAAACCCGCCAAAGGCGAGATATAGGAACCGGCATACCGGCCGAAAGACCCGGGCAGCGGATTATGCAGAGCCATTTCACCAAGCGCCCGCATCACCATAAAGGCAGCAAGGCCGGCAATACAATAAGCGATCAGAACCGCCGGCCCGGCAAGCCTGATCGCACTGCCTGAACCCATGAAAAGTCCTGTACCGATAGCAGAGCCAAGCGCGATAAACATAATATGCCGCTTGGTCAGCCCTTTTTTCAATGTATTCATCTTATCCATCTGAAGCCTCCTTCTTCTAACACCCCCTCCTTGATTTGTCATTCATCCATTTGGAGAAAATGCCGCCGTACCGGTTTCAGAAAAAACCATCTGCTCGGGCACACTCTGCGTTTTCTTTGCCCAAACATAGTAAAACAGTGATGTAACACATAAAGCAACAAGCCAGGAAATATCCGCCCCTGCCAGCATTTTGGCAATTGCGCCCTGATAAAACGCAAAATTGAAAAACGGCACCTGCACCAGAATACCGATCGCATAACACACAAGCGCCGGAATATTATAAACGCCATATCTGCCCTTGGGGTCATACAGCGCCGGAATATCAACGCGCTCCTTGGAAATCAGGTAATAATCAATCAGATTGATTGCGCTCCATGGCGTAAACACCGTCAACAGCAACAGCATGAAACTCTTGAACCGGCTCAAGAAATCAGCGCTTGCCCATATACCGATCAGCACAGACAGGGCGATAAAGCTGCAAATACAGCCTATCCGCACCGCTTTGCTGACAGTATTGCGGTTCTGAAATGCGCTGAACGCGGTGATCATCGTCATGCAACCGCCATAGGCATTGAGCGAATTAACAGTGATTTTGCCCAGGACAATCAGCGCATAGGCGGTAAAAGCAGCCAGGGCCGGCCCGGCCAGCATACCGATAACACCAATCTGGTTGGCAAGAAACGAAGGATCAAGCGCCGCTATCAGCACGCCGAAAGTCATGGCGATTTGCGAACCGATCACTGCGCCCAGAAATGTTGACCAGAAAGTTTTGGCCGCCGATGTCTGTGAGGGCAGATAGCGCGAATAATCGGCAACATAGGGCGCATAGGTCATCTGCCATCCGGCCGCGAGGGCAACAGCGGTCAAAAATGTCGCAATGGAAAACGGTTTCTGGCCGAACGCCTCAGCAACTGCATAAACAGAAAACAGCCGGTAAAGGATATAACCAAAGCCAAGACAGGCGATCATTGTCGCAAAACGCCCGACCCAGTGAATCAGCCGGTAACCGACAACAACAATGACACCCGTCAAACAGCCGAAAACAATCATGCCGAACGCCGGTGTTTCAACCCCGGCAACAAGATTGATCGCCTGTCCCGAAAGCACTGTGCCCGTCGCCGCAAACCCCAGATACATAATGATAACAAGCAGCAATGGCAAAGTTGCGCCTTTGACACCGAATTGCGCCCGGCTTGATATCATCTGCGGCAGGCCGAGCCTTGGCCCCTGTACCGCATGCAGCGCCATGACAATACCGCCCAGACAATTGCCAATCAACAGGCCGATAATGGCGGCCAGCGCCTCCGCGCCGAAAACAACAGCCAGCGCCCCGTCCACCACCGCGGTAATTTGCAGGGTTGTCGCCATCCAGAGTGTAAACTGGTTTTTTGCTGTGCCATGGCGCTCACATTCCGGCACACGATCAATCGTGCGCCCTTCAACAAGTCTGTTACTTGCCGTCATAATTCTCAACTCCCGTTTATCCTGTATACCAGCCAGAAGCCGATAACTCCCTATTCCTGTCAAAACAGGATTCAGTATCACTTATTCCTTCCACAAAGCGATCATAAACAGCGTTACAGGTTTTTGCGCCATTGTCACCCAAATTTTTTGGTCTTCCAACAAAATCAGGGTATCCCCGGCCCCTACCGCCAGCTCTTCATTGCCGGTATGGGCAATTGCAGCATCTGCAAACACAACGAAAGTCTGATCAGCTGTATTCGCGAGCTGTGTTTCTCCGTTCACGCACAACCGCTGCATCAGATGGCGGAAGTCCCCGCGCCGTGTCATCATGTTAAGATCTGTTGTCACCCCGCCAAGGCAGCGCGCGGAAACCGCCGCACCACCGTCAAAGGCATAAACACCGGCGTCCTTATCAAGGACAACCTCTTTGCCTTCCACATCAAGCGCCACCCCGTCGCCCTTGACCAGGGCGATGGAGCGGTCAATATCAGTAAAGGAGGAAAACGGCCCTGATTGAGCAATGGTTGCCATGCTCAGCCGCCAGCCAAACCCGCCATCGCGCCCCTGAGCACATGCGATTTCGCGGGTTTCACCACCACCATTTTTCCATGGCATGGTTTTATAACCGGCCGCTTTCAACCATTGCATGATGTTCTCCTCCTTTACCCCCTGCGATCAGTTGCCCAGAATACCGGGCAGACGCAACTGGTGCTCGCGGGCGCAGTCAAGGGCAAGATCATAACCCGCATCCGCATGACGCATGACGCCGGTTGCCGGATCATTCCACAGCACACGGCCAAGCCGCCGCGCCGCATCTTCACTGCCATCACAGCAGATAACCATGCCTGAATGCTGGCTGAACCCCATACCGACACCGCCGCCATGGTGCAATGACACCCATGTCGCACCTGACGCAGTGTTGAGCAAGGCGTTGAGCAGCGGCCAGTCAGACACTGCGTCCGAACCGTCCTGCATCGCTTCCGTTTCCCGGTTGGGTGAGGAAACAGAACCGGAGTCCAGATGATCACGGCCAATGACAACCGGCGCGGAAAGCTCGCCATTCCTCACCATTTCATTAAAGGCAAGGCCAAGACGGTGGCGCTCGCCCAGGCCCACCCAGCAGATACGCGCCGGCAAGCCCTGAAAGGCAATGCGCTCACGCGCCATATCCAGCCAGTTATGCAGATGTTTGTCATCGGGGATGAGCTCTTTCACCTTCCGGTCGGTTTTATAGATATCTTCCGGGTCACCCGAAAGCGCCGCCCAGCGGAACGGGCCGATACCGCGGCAGAACAGCGGGCGGATATAGGCCGGCACAAAGCCCGGAAAATCAAAAGCGTTTTCAAGGCCCTCTTCCAGCGCCATCTGCCGGATATTGTTGCCATAGTCAAAGGTCGGAATCCCCGCATGATGAAAATCAAGCATTGCCTTGACGTGCATCTTCATCGCAGCGCGGGCTGCTTTTTCCACCCCTTCCGGGTCGGACACCCGCTTTTCTTTCCACTGTTCCATTGTCCAGCCGGCCGGCAGATAGCCGTTGACCGGGTCATGCGCTGAAGTCTGGTCTGTCACCATATCGGGGTGGATACCGCGGCGCACCATTTCGGGCAGAATTTCCGCCGCATTGCCAAGCAGGGCCACTGATTTGGCCTCACCCTTTTTGGTCCATTCATCAATCATCGCCAGCGCTTCATCGAGCGTTTCGGCCTTTTCATCGACATAGCGGGTGCGCAGGCGGAAATCGATGCTGTCGGGGTTGCATTCAATGGCAAGGCATGACGCCCCCGCCATGACGGCGGCCAGCGGCTGCGCCCCGCCCATGCCGCCAAGGCCCGCGGTCAGCACCCAGCGCCCTTTCAACTCACCGTTATAATGGCGCCGCCCCGCCTCGACAAAGGTTTCATACGTGCCCTGCACAATTCCCTGCGTGCCGATGTAAATCCATGACCCCGCTGTCATCTGGCCATACATCATCAGGCCTTTTTTATCGAGTTCGTTAAAATGTTGCCAGTTTGCCCAATGCGGCACAATGTTGGAATTGGCAATCAGCACACGGGGTGCATCCTTATGGGTTTTAAAAACCCCGACCGGCTTGCCCGACTGCACCATCAGGGTTTCATCCTCTTCCAGCGAGCTCAGGGTTTCAACAATCTTGTCATAAGCCGCCCAGTTGCGGGCAGCGCGGCCAATGCCGCCATACACCACCAGTTCATGCGGATTTTCAGCAACATCCGGGTCAAGATTGTTCATCAGCATGCGCAACGGCGCTTCTGTCAGCCAGCTTTTGGCCGACAGGGTGTTGCCCTGTGGCGCACGGATTTCACGGGCGTTGTGGCGTGAATTGATTTCGTTCATAGTCATCTCCCAAGTCTGGTGTTGTCACAATGTGGTTTCTTCATGCTTTACCGGTGCGGCTTTCTCCCGAACACACCATGCCTGTCCTAACCCTGCGCCGCCTGCCTCACCGCAAGCAACACAGCTTGCAGATGTGTTCTCAGGCGCCGGGCTTTTTCCCCGTCATAGGCAAAAGGCGGGGTTTCCGAACCAAGATGCGTTGCCTGCGCCAGCTCCATCTGCAAGGCATAAACTTTTTCCTGCGGGCGGCCATAATGGCGCGTTGTCCAGCCGCCTTTGAAACGCCCGTTTAAAATATGGCTGTAGCCACTGCTGCGCTCAAGCACCGCCATCACCGCCTGTTCAATCTGCGGGGTTGCGGTTTCACCGTTATTGGTGCCGACATTGAAATCCGGCAATCTGCCTTCAAACAAAAACGGAATATGCGAACGGATGGAATGGCAGTCATAAAGAACCGCAAAACCATGCAGGGCCTTGACCCGTTCAATCTCTGCCTGCAGGGCCTGATGGTAGGGCATATGGAATGTCTGTTTGCGCCGTTCTGTTTCCGCCTCATCAGGGGCGTTTTCCCATATATCGCGCCCGTCAAAATCCGTGAGCGGCACCAGCGTTGTCGTGTTCTGTCCCGGATAAAGGCTTGCACCGGAAGGGTCCCGGTTGGCATCAATGCAATAACGGTGGAAAACCGCCCGCACCGTTGTCACATCATCAACAAGCCCGTCATAAAGCTGCTCGATATGCCAGTCGGTATCAGCCAGAAGACGGCCATTGTCGTTGAGACAGGCAGCAATATCGTCCGGCACCCAGGTGCCGGTATGCGGCATGCCGAGTATCAGCGGCGAAGCGCCTCGCTTTACCTCAAACACCTTCATCTGCCCACCTCCAGAACCGGCACAGCATCAGCAGGCAAAGCGCCGAGAATTTTGCCCTGTGCTATCATATGGCTCATAGCCGCCAGATCATCGGCCATATAACGGTCAACCTCAAGCACCGGCACAGCATCATGAATACGCGCAATGACCTTTTCCAGCAGCGGGCTGGTTTTCAACGGCGCGCGGAAGGTAACGCCCTGCGCACCGGCCAGCGCCTCAATGCCAAGAATGGCAAACAGATTGTCGCTCATCGCCAGCAGGCGGCGCGCACCATGGCAGGCCATGGACACATGGTCTTCCTGATTGGCGGATGTCGGGGTGGAATCAACCGAAGCCGGATGCGCCATCTGCTTGTTTTCCGACATCAGCGCCGCAGACGTCACTTCCGCAATCATCAGCCCGGAATTAAGGCCGGGCTTGGCGGCCAGAAATGCCGGCAGCCCGTAGGAAAGCGCCGGATCAACCAGCAAGGCGATACGCCGCTGGGCAATCGCGCCGATCTCGCAAATGGCAATGGCAATCTGGTCAGCGGCGAAAGCCACCGGTTCGGCATGGAAATTGCCGCCGGAGATAACGCTGTCATCGCTGAGCACTAGCGGATTATCCGTCACGGCATTGGCCTCTGTCTGCAGGGTTGCCGCGGCTGCCAGCAACAGATCAAGGCAGGCGCCGTCAACCTGCGGCTGGCAGCGGATACAATACGGGTCCTGCACGCGCTCATCATTCTGCGTATGGCTATTACGGATAGCCGAACCCTCAAGCAGCAGGCGCAAAGTGCGTGCGGTGGCAATCTGCCCGTAATGACCGCGCAGAGTGTGAATATCAGGGTGGAACGGCGCGGTGGACCCCATCGCGGCATCCGTTGACAATGCCCCGGTCACCAGCGCGTTACACAAGGCGCGCCAGGCGCGGAACAGCCCGGCCAGCGCCAGAGCTGTAGACGTCTGCGTACCGTTAATCAGCGCCAGCCCTTCCTTGGCTGCCAGCACCACGGGGTCAAGCCCGGCTTTTTCCAGCGCGCTTTTACCGCTCATGCGCTCACCATGATAAAACGCCTCGCCCTCACCCATCATCACCGCCGCCATATGCGCCAGCGGGGCAAGGTCGCCAGACGCGCCGACAGAACCTTTTTCAGGGATAAGCGGGACAACGCCTTTTTCCAGCATCGCTTCAATCAGCCGCACCAGTTCAAGCCGCACGCCGGACGCGCCACGGCCAAGGGATACAAGCTTGAGTGTCATAATCAGCCGGACGATATTTTCCGGCAAGGGCGCGCCGATCCCGCAACAATGAGACAGGATAAGATTGCGTTGCAGCGTTGTAACATCAGAACTGGGAATTTTGATTGACGCCAGTTTGCCAAAACCGGTATTCACCCCGTAAACCGGCTCATTGCCGACAGAAATTTCCGCAATACGGGCCGCGCCTTTTTTAATGGCCGCATCATTGGCCGGATCCAGCCTCGCCGCTGTGCCGTTCCAGTAAACATCTGCAAGGTCGTTTAATATTACTTTCCCCGGGGATAAAAGAATTGTCATAATATTGCTCCTCCTTTTATATTCTTTGCTATAAAGATTGCGATGAAATAAAACGGGCATAAAGCGGATTAAAGCCGATGCGGTAAACAAGCTCTGCAGGCTCGGCAATATCCCACACGGCCAGATCAGCGCATTTACCCGCTTCAAGCGTGCCGCAGCTTGCCTGCAAACCCAGCGCCTGCGCCGCATGCCGCGTCACAGCGCGCAAACATTCATCCACCCGCAATGAAAACAGCGTTGCCGCCATATTCATGGTCAAAAGCAGCGAGGTGAGCGGTGAAGTGCCCGGGTTGCAATCTGTCGCCAGCGCAATCGGCACCCGCGCTTTGCGCAAGGCCGCAACAGGCGGCTTTTGTGTTTCATGAATGGTATAGAACGCCCCGGGCAGCAGCACTGCGACCGTTCCTGCTTCGGCCATTGCTGCAACACCGGCTTCATCGAGATATTCCAGATGGTCAGCCGACAGCGCATGATAAGAGGCCGCCAGTTTTGCTCCGCCCAGATTGCTCAATTGCTCGGCATGGAGTTTTACCGGCAGACCTGAAGCTTTTGCCTTGTCAAACACCCGCGCCATCTGTTCCGGCGAAAAGGCGATGTTTTCACAAAAGCCGTCAACAGCGTCCACCAGCCCTTGCGCATGCGCTGTTTCAATCACCGGCAGAACAACATCTGTAATATAATCATCCGCCCGCCCCTTATACTCTTCCGGCAGGGCATGCGCCGTAAGGCAACTCGTCCGGACACGGACAGGGCGCAGTTCACCAATCCGGCGCGCGGCGCGCAGCATATTGAGTTCGGTTTCCAGCGACAGCCCGTAACCGGATTTGATTTCCATGGTGGTGACGCCTTCAGCAAGCAGGGCATCCACCCGCGGCAGGGCAGTGGCGACCAGTTCATCAACCGACAGCTTCCGCGTGGCGCGCACGGTGGAAACAATGCCGCCGCCGGCACGCGCTATCGCCTCATAAGAAGCGCCTTCAAGCCGCATTTCAAATTCTTTCGCCCGGTTGCCGCCATAGACAACATGGGTGTGGCAGTCAATCAGGCCGGGCGACACCCAGCGCCCGCCGACATCAATGGTTTCACATTGCGCTGTTACCTGTGGTGCTGCCTTTTCCTCACCGGCAAAAACAATTTTTCCATCACGGACAAGGACCGCCCCCTCCTCGACAATGCCAAGCCCCTCCTGCGGCGCCCCCCTTTGCGGGGCCATGGTCATCAACCGGGCATTTTTGACAAGATACTCCCCCGTTCCCGACATTCGGGATAACAAATCTGTTGCACCATTTGTCATTGCAAACCTCCCAGTTTTTTAATAATGTATATACATATAAGCCGCTTTGACAAGAGGGTTTTTTATAAAAATAAATTTGCAGAATGGAGGATGAGATGCAAAAAATTCTGGCGCACGCCCTGTTAACGGATGATGGCTGGCACAGGGATATTGTCCTGTCCCATGACAACGGCATGATAACCGGCCTGGAGGATGACAGCGGCAAACAAACCTACGATTGCGCGGCCGATGTCCTTGTTGCCGGCATGCCCAATCTGCACAGCCATGCCTTTCAGCGCGCCATGGCCGGCTTTGCCGAGCGGCGCGGCGCAACCCCCGACAGTTTCTGGAGCTGGCGCAAGGAAATGTACCGGCTGGCGCTTTCCATGACACCGCAACAGGTGGAAGCTGTCGCCGCCCAACTTTACATGGAAATGCTGGAAGCAGGCTTTACCCGTGTCGGCGAATTTCACTATCTCCACCATGACGGGAACGGCAGGCCTTATGCCGATATGGGCGAAATGGCCGGGCGAATCGCCGCCGCAGCCGCGCAGACCGGCATCAATCTCACCCTGCTGCCGGTTTTCTATGCCCATGCCGGTTTTGGCGGCAAACCCGCCGATGACGGGCAGAAACGTTTTATCAACACGCCGGAAAGCTTTGCCCGTTTGCTGGAAGCCTGCCAGACGCACCTTGCCCCGCTTGCCAATGCCGTGCTCGGCATTGCCCCTCACAGCCTGCGCGCTGTCACAAAGGAAGAACTTGCAGCCATTCTGCCGCTGGCAAAACAGGCGCCGGTGCATATTCACATTGCCGAGCAGATCAAGGAGGTGGAAGATTGCCTGGCCGCGACAGGGCAGCGGCCGGTTGAATGGCTGCTTGACCACGCGCCGGTTGATGAACGCTGGTGCCTTATCCACGCCACCCATATGACGGAAACGGAAACGGTCAATATAGCGAAAAGCGGCGCGGTCGCAGGGCTGTGCCCGATAACGGAAGCCAATCTGGGCGACGGGATTTTCAATGCCCTGCCTTATCTCGCCCATAACGGCGCCTATGGTATCGGCTCGGACTCCAATGTATGTATTGCGGTGAATGAAGAATTGCGCCAGTTTGAATATTCTGTCCGCCTTGACACACACATGCGCAATGCTGTCGCCCGGCCTGACAGCTCCAACGGGCGTGTTTTGTTTGACGGCGCGCGGGCTGGCGGCGCGCGGGCCCTGGGGGCGGCCAGTCCTCTGGCTGTCGGCAGCCCGGCCGATCTTGTCGCGCTCAACCTTCAGGGGCAGGACTGGATCAGGCAGGACGCCATCCTTGACAGCTGGATTTTTGCCGGTAACATCGCGGTCGATTCTGTCTGGGTAGCGGGCAGGCAGGTTGTCCATAACGGCCGCCACAAAGCGCGCGACACCATCAACAGGCACTTTGGCACAGCCATGCGCCAGCTTTTCGCCTCATAAACCACGGGCAGGGACTGTA
This is a stretch of genomic DNA from Candidatus Tokpelaia hoelldoblerii. It encodes these proteins:
- the hutI gene encoding Imidazolonepropionase (bhsal12640); translated protein: MTNGATDLLSRMSGTGEYLVKNARLMTMAPQRGAPQEGLGIVEEGAVLVRDGKIVFAGEEKAAPQVTAQCETIDVGGRWVSPGLIDCHTHVVYGGNRAKEFEMRLEGASYEAIARAGGGIVSTVRATRKLSVDELVATALPRVDALLAEGVTTMEIKSGYGLSLETELNMLRAARRIGELRPVRVRTSCLTAHALPEEYKGRADDYITDVVLPVIETAHAQGLVDAVDGFCENIAFSPEQMARVFDKAKASGLPVKLHAEQLSNLGGAKLAASYHALSADHLEYLDEAGVAAMAEAGTVAVLLPGAFYTIHETQKPPVAALRKARVPIALATDCNPGTSPLTSLLLTMNMAATLFSLRVDECLRAVTRHAAQALGLQASCGTLEAGKCADLAVWDIAEPAELVYRIGFNPLYARFISSQSL
- the hutG gene encoding N-formylglutamate amidohydrolase (bhsal12620); this encodes MKVFEVKRGASPLILGMPHTGTWVPDDIAACLNDNGRLLADTDWHIEQLYDGLVDDVTTVRAVFHRYCIDANRDPSGASLYPGQNTTTLVPLTDFDGRDIWENAPDEAETERRKQTFHMPYHQALQAEIERVKALHGFAVLYDCHSIRSHIPFLFEGRLPDFNVGTNNGETATPQIEQAVMAVLERSSGYSHILNGRFKGGWTTRHYGRPQEKVYALQMELAQATHLGSETPPFAYDGEKARRLRTHLQAVLLAVRQAAQG
- the serB gene encoding Phosphoserine phosphatase SerB (bhsal12560), which codes for MSHSQPLVVTLIANPAQPVLDTTVADKAASAIHASAVYWLADTIACDIPVPDGTSATALYKTLRATLGSRPIDIVVQSVKSRRKKLLVADMDSTMIEQECIDELAEAMGLRGQVADITRRAMNGEIAFEPALRERVALLKGLSLPVIDRIIENHITLMPGGRALVQTMKANGAYTALVSGGFTLFTANIAAKLGFDEHHANTLSHDGEKLNGLVQEPILGKRAKLDTLLALCFKLGLTPDQAIAVGDGANDLAMLQTAGSGVALHARPIVAEAANIRIDHGDLSALLYLQGYRKTDFVS
- a CDS encoding Permease (bhsal12580), which encodes MDKMNTLKKGLTKRHIMFIALGSAIGTGLFMGSGSAIRLAGPAVLIAYCIAGLAAFMVMRALGEMALHNPLPGSFGRYAGSYISPLAGFMTGWSYVFEMALVCVADITAFSAYMGFWYPEVAPWIWALGITLIIIAINLFAVKAYGELEFWLSLIKVAAIIGLIVAGAALIIFGFGSAQAQFPMTFSNLWTHGGWFATGGWGFVAAFSVVVFAFGGIEIIGLTAAEAQNAEKAIPKAINTIPFRILLFYVLALAVLMSMYPWDELIKIKDESPFVIIFEHQGFHYAAHIFNFVVITAAVSAVNSDIYGAGRMMHGLAQEGQAFKPLVHVSKTGVPTVAVLVILPVLLLGVVLNFYWHDQLFFLVAAMATFATVFVWLMILLSQFCMRLKMSPEERKSLKYPIPFWPAGPILAIVFMVFVIGLLGVIEETRPALYVGAIWVVWLAVCYGAIKYLDKGGRLVLKKTAVEKTKLLEEQDNWTLKNGEV
- a CDS encoding hypothetical protein (bhsal12570), which translates into the protein MAFQMLCAVRHTRVVETALLVFHHAKAVHNSDGARVVPHGETDDFSKLQRVKAICQQGAGGFCRIAPAPIFRQ
- the hutH gene encoding Histidine ammonia-lyase (bhsal12630), yielding MTILLSPGKVILNDLADVYWNGTAARLDPANDAAIKKGAARIAEISVGNEPVYGVNTGFGKLASIKIPSSDVTTLQRNLILSHCCGIGAPLPENIVRLIMTLKLVSLGRGASGVRLELVRLIEAMLEKGVVPLIPEKGSVGASGDLAPLAHMAAVMMGEGEAFYHGERMSGKSALEKAGLDPVVLAAKEGLALINGTQTSTALALAGLFRAWRALCNALVTGALSTDAAMGSTAPFHPDIHTLRGHYGQIATARTLRLLLEGSAIRNSHTQNDERVQDPYCIRCQPQVDGACLDLLLAAAATLQTEANAVTDNPLVLSDDSVISGGNFHAEPVAFAADQIAIAICEIGAIAQRRIALLVDPALSYGLPAFLAAKPGLNSGLMIAEVTSAALMSENKQMAHPASVDSTPTSANQEDHVSMACHGARRLLAMSDNLFAILGIEALAGAQGVTFRAPLKTSPLLEKVIARIHDAVPVLEVDRYMADDLAAMSHMIAQGKILGALPADAVPVLEVGR
- a CDS encoding Permease for cytosine/purines uracil thiamine allantoin (bhsal12590) — encoded protein: MTASNRLVEGRTIDRVPECERHGTAKNQFTLWMATTLQITAVVDGALAVVFGAEALAAIIGLLIGNCLGGIVMALHAVQGPRLGLPQMISSRAQFGVKGATLPLLLVIIMYLGFAATGTVLSGQAINLVAGVETPAFGMIVFGCLTGVIVVVGYRLIHWVGRFATMIACLGFGYILYRLFSVYAVAEAFGQKPFSIATFLTAVALAAGWQMTYAPYVADYSRYLPSQTSAAKTFWSTFLGAVIGSQIAMTFGVLIAALDPSFLANQIGVIGMLAGPALAAFTAYALIVLGKITVNSLNAYGGCMTMITAFSAFQNRNTVSKAVRIGCICSFIALSVLIGIWASADFLSRFKSFMLLLLTVFTPWSAINLIDYYLISKERVDIPALYDPKGRYGVYNIPALVCYAIGILVQVPFFNFAFYQGAIAKMLAGADISWLVALCVTSLFYYVWAKKTQSVPEQMVFSETGTAAFSPNG
- a CDS encoding Urocanate hydratase (bhsal12610), which translates into the protein MNEINSRHNAREIRAPQGNTLSAKSWLTEAPLRMLMNNLDPDVAENPHELVVYGGIGRAARNWAAYDKIVETLSSLEEDETLMVQSGKPVGVFKTHKDAPRVLIANSNIVPHWANWQHFNELDKKGLMMYGQMTAGSWIYIGTQGIVQGTYETFVEAGRRHYNGELKGRWVLTAGLGGMGGAQPLAAVMAGASCLAIECNPDSIDFRLRTRYVDEKAETLDEALAMIDEWTKKGEAKSVALLGNAAEILPEMVRRGIHPDMVTDQTSAHDPVNGYLPAGWTMEQWKEKRVSDPEGVEKAARAAMKMHVKAMLDFHHAGIPTFDYGNNIRQMALEEGLENAFDFPGFVPAYIRPLFCRGIGPFRWAALSGDPEDIYKTDRKVKELIPDDKHLHNWLDMARERIAFQGLPARICWVGLGERHRLGLAFNEMVRNGELSAPVVIGRDHLDSGSVSSPNRETEAMQDGSDAVSDWPLLNALLNTASGATWVSLHHGGGVGMGFSQHSGMVICCDGSEDAARRLGRVLWNDPATGVMRHADAGYDLALDCAREHQLRLPGILGN
- the hutD gene encoding Histidine uptake and utilization protein (bhsal12600) codes for the protein MQWLKAAGYKTMPWKNGGGETREIACAQGRDGGFGWRLSMATIAQSGPFSSFTDIDRSIALVKGDGVALDVEGKEVVLDKDAGVYAFDGGAAVSARCLGGVTTDLNMMTRRGDFRHLMQRLCVNGETQLANTADQTFVVFADAAIAHTGNEELAVGAGDTLILLEDQKIWVTMAQKPVTLFMIALWKE